A genome region from Pseudomonas pergaminensis includes the following:
- the cobC gene encoding alpha-ribazole phosphatase family protein, producing the protein MTLRLDLLRHGETELGGGLRGSLDDALTAKGWAQMRAAVVEQGPWDRLVSSPLQRCARFAEELGAQLNLPVTLEKDLQELHFGAWEGQSAAALMETDAESLGLFWADPYSFTPPDGEPVSVFSDRVLGAVARLHQAYAGERVLLISHGGVMRLLLAQARGLPREQLLNVEVGHGGLFSVQVVADGVLKERV; encoded by the coding sequence ATGACCTTGCGCCTTGACCTGCTGCGCCACGGCGAAACCGAATTGGGGGGTGGCTTGCGTGGCAGCCTGGACGACGCACTCACCGCCAAGGGCTGGGCGCAGATGCGCGCGGCGGTGGTGGAGCAGGGGCCGTGGGACCGTTTGGTCAGTTCGCCACTGCAGCGTTGTGCGCGGTTTGCCGAGGAATTGGGCGCTCAGCTCAATCTGCCGGTGACACTGGAGAAGGACCTGCAAGAGCTGCACTTCGGCGCTTGGGAAGGCCAGAGTGCGGCAGCCTTGATGGAGACTGACGCTGAGAGCCTGGGGTTGTTCTGGGCCGATCCCTACAGCTTTACACCACCCGACGGCGAGCCTGTTAGCGTTTTTTCCGACCGCGTTCTGGGCGCAGTCGCACGCTTGCACCAGGCCTACGCCGGTGAGCGTGTGTTGCTGATCAGTCACGGTGGCGTGATGCGTCTTCTGCTGGCACAAGCGCGTGGCTTGCCCCGGGAGCAACTGTTGAATGTCGAAGTGGGCCACGGCGGGCTGTTCAGTGTGCAGGTCGTGGCGGACGGTGTCCTGAAGGAAAGGGTGTAG
- the cobT gene encoding nicotinate-nucleotide--dimethylbenzimidazole phosphoribosyltransferase, translating to MTDTWWLNPCKAIDAQAYEQALARQQQLTKPAGSLGQLEALAVQLAGLQGQVKPSVDSLWIAIFAGDHGVVAEGVSAFPQEVTGQMLQNFVSGGAAISVLARQLDAQLEVVDLGTVTPSLNLPGVRHLNIGAGTANFVNAPAMTEAQGQLALQAGRDSARRALANGAQLFIGGEMGIGNTTAASALACALLDCQVSDLTGPGTGLNAQGVSHKVAVIERALALHAGQREDALQTLFNLGGFEIAALVGAYLACAQEGIVVLVDGFICTVAALVATRLSPACREWLVFGHRGAEPGHRHVLQRLDAQPLLELGLRLGEGSGAALAVPLLRLACALHGQMATFAEAAVADRPA from the coding sequence ATGACTGACACCTGGTGGCTCAACCCTTGTAAGGCGATCGACGCTCAAGCGTACGAACAAGCCCTGGCGCGCCAGCAGCAATTGACCAAGCCGGCCGGCTCGCTCGGTCAGTTGGAGGCGCTGGCGGTGCAATTGGCTGGCTTGCAGGGCCAGGTCAAACCGTCGGTGGATTCACTGTGGATCGCCATCTTCGCCGGTGACCATGGCGTGGTCGCCGAAGGCGTGTCGGCGTTTCCCCAGGAAGTCACCGGGCAGATGCTGCAAAACTTTGTCTCCGGCGGCGCGGCCATCAGCGTATTGGCGCGGCAACTGGACGCGCAGCTGGAAGTGGTCGACCTGGGGACAGTAACGCCGTCCTTGAACCTGCCGGGTGTGCGTCACCTGAATATCGGCGCCGGCACCGCCAACTTCGTCAACGCTCCGGCGATGACCGAGGCCCAGGGGCAACTCGCCTTGCAGGCCGGTCGCGACAGTGCGCGACGTGCATTGGCGAACGGTGCGCAACTGTTCATCGGCGGTGAGATGGGCATCGGCAACACCACCGCCGCCAGTGCGCTGGCGTGTGCCTTGCTCGATTGCCAGGTCAGCGACCTCACGGGGCCGGGCACCGGGTTGAATGCCCAGGGTGTCAGCCACAAGGTGGCCGTGATCGAGCGTGCACTGGCGTTGCATGCCGGTCAGCGTGAGGATGCGTTGCAGACCCTGTTCAATCTGGGCGGCTTTGAGATTGCCGCCCTGGTGGGCGCGTATCTGGCGTGTGCCCAGGAAGGCATCGTGGTGCTGGTGGATGGGTTCATCTGCACGGTCGCGGCGCTGGTTGCTACACGTTTGAGCCCGGCGTGCCGTGAGTGGCTGGTGTTCGGCCATCGCGGCGCCGAGCCTGGTCATCGCCATGTGCTGCAGCGCCTCGACGCGCAGCCGTTGCTGGAACTGGGCCTGCGCCTGGGTGAAGGCAGCGGTGCTGCGCTGGCGGTGCCGTTGTTGCGCCTGGCCTGCGCGCTGCACGGGCAGATGGCGACCTTCGCCGAAGCCGCCGTGGCAGATCGCCCGGCATGA
- the cobU gene encoding bifunctional adenosylcobinamide kinase/adenosylcobinamide-phosphate guanylyltransferase, which produces MLQLILGGARSGKSRLAEKLASDSALPVTYIATSQPLDGEMNERVALHRQRRPDHWGLIEEPIELARVLRDNAAPGQCLLVDCLTLWLTNLLMLEDAGRLASERDQLLDALASLPGEIIFVSNETGLGVVPLGELTRRYVDEAGWLHQALAERCQRVVLTVAGLPLTLKGTAL; this is translated from the coding sequence ATGCTTCAACTGATCCTCGGCGGCGCGCGCTCCGGTAAAAGTCGCCTGGCGGAGAAGCTCGCCAGCGACAGCGCCTTGCCAGTCACTTACATCGCCACCAGCCAACCGCTGGATGGCGAAATGAACGAGCGTGTCGCGCTGCATCGCCAACGTCGCCCGGACCATTGGGGCCTGATCGAAGAGCCGATTGAACTGGCTCGCGTGCTGCGGGACAACGCGGCCCCCGGGCAGTGTCTGCTGGTGGACTGCCTGACCCTGTGGCTGACCAATCTGCTGATGCTCGAAGACGCCGGGCGCTTGGCGTCCGAGCGCGATCAACTGCTGGACGCCCTGGCGTCGTTGCCGGGTGAAATCATTTTTGTCAGCAACGAGACCGGTCTGGGTGTCGTGCCGCTGGGCGAATTGACTCGCCGCTATGTGGACGAAGCCGGTTGGCTCCATCAAGCCTTGGCCGAGCGTTGTCAGCGTGTTGTCCTGACCGTTGCCGGCCTGCCCCTGACTCTGAAAGGTACTGCGTTATGA
- a CDS encoding cobyric acid synthase gives MSTLMVQGTTSDAGKSTLVTALCRWLVRQGVAVAPFKPQNMALNSAVTAEGGEIGRAQAVQAQAANLAPHTDMNPVLLKPNSDTGSQVIIHGRAVTSMNAVAYHDYKAIAMQAVLASHARLSQAYPVVMVEGAGSPAEINLRANDIANMGFAEAVDCPVLLIADINRGGVFAHLVGTLELLSPTEQARVKGFIINRFRGDIALLQPGLDWLEARTGKPVVGVLPYVMDLHLEAEDGIDQRQIDKAAQVLKVVVPVLPRISNHTDFDPLRLHPQVDLQFVGPGQPIPAADLVILPGSKSVRSDLAYLRANGWESAVARHLRYGGKVLGICGGLQMLGEQVHDPLGLEGPAGSSDGLGLLAFSTTLEEEKQLRNVRGRLLLEDVHVSGYEIHAGVTTGAALANAAVLLDDGRSDGAQSADGQILGTYLHGVFETPAACSALLRWAGLQDVQEVDYHALRERDIERLADLVENHLDTELLRNLCGV, from the coding sequence ATGAGTACGCTGATGGTGCAAGGCACCACCTCCGACGCCGGCAAGAGCACGCTGGTGACGGCACTGTGCCGCTGGCTGGTACGCCAGGGCGTGGCGGTGGCGCCGTTCAAGCCACAGAACATGGCGCTCAACAGCGCGGTGACGGCCGAAGGCGGCGAGATCGGCCGCGCCCAGGCGGTGCAGGCCCAGGCCGCCAACCTGGCGCCGCACACCGATATGAACCCGGTGCTGCTCAAACCCAACAGCGATACCGGCTCTCAAGTGATCATCCATGGCCGCGCCGTGACCAGCATGAATGCGGTGGCCTATCACGACTACAAAGCCATCGCGATGCAGGCGGTGCTGGCTTCCCATGCACGCTTGAGCCAGGCCTACCCGGTGGTGATGGTCGAAGGCGCGGGCTCCCCGGCGGAGATCAACCTGCGCGCCAACGACATCGCCAACATGGGCTTCGCCGAGGCGGTGGACTGCCCGGTGCTGTTGATCGCCGACATCAATCGTGGCGGCGTTTTTGCTCACTTGGTCGGCACCCTGGAATTGCTCTCGCCCACGGAACAGGCGCGGGTCAAAGGCTTTATCATCAACCGTTTTCGCGGTGACATCGCCTTATTGCAGCCAGGCCTGGACTGGCTGGAAGCGCGCACCGGCAAACCGGTGGTGGGCGTTCTGCCCTACGTAATGGACCTGCACCTGGAAGCCGAGGACGGCATCGACCAGCGCCAGATCGACAAGGCGGCGCAGGTACTCAAGGTGGTGGTGCCGGTGTTGCCGCGTATCAGCAACCACACGGATTTCGACCCACTGCGCCTGCATCCCCAGGTGGATCTGCAGTTCGTTGGTCCTGGCCAGCCGATCCCGGCTGCCGACTTGGTCATCCTCCCAGGCTCGAAAAGCGTGCGCAGCGACTTGGCCTATCTGCGCGCCAACGGTTGGGAAAGCGCCGTGGCGCGGCACTTGCGCTATGGCGGCAAGGTGCTCGGTATCTGTGGCGGCTTGCAGATGCTTGGCGAGCAGGTACATGACCCGTTGGGCCTGGAAGGGCCTGCCGGCTCCAGTGATGGGCTGGGGTTGCTGGCGTTCAGCACCACGCTGGAGGAAGAGAAGCAACTGCGCAATGTGCGCGGGCGGTTGTTACTGGAGGATGTGCACGTCAGTGGTTATGAAATTCATGCGGGCGTGACGACCGGTGCTGCCTTGGCGAACGCCGCTGTTTTGCTGGACGACGGTCGCAGCGATGGCGCCCAGAGTGCTGATGGGCAGATTCTCGGCACCTACCTTCACGGCGTGTTCGAAACACCGGCGGCGTGCAGTGCCTTATTGCGCTGGGCTGGGTTGCAGGATGTGCAGGAGGTTGACTACCACGCCTTGCGCGAGCGCGATATCGAGCGCCTGGCGGACCTGGTGGAGAATCATTTGGATACTGAGTTGTTGCGCAATCTATGTGGGGTTTGA
- the cobD gene encoding threonine-phosphate decarboxylase CobD — MLEHGGRLRKAAIQYGIAEADWLDLSSGLAPWPWPIPEVPLRAWARLPETDDGLEQAASEYYGAAHLLPVPGSQAAIQLLPRLRRAGKVGVLSPCYAEHAEAWRRAGYVVREVQEQEVDFFLDGLDVLVVVNPNNPTGLSLSPQRLLDWHSRLAQRGGWLVVDEAFMDVTPQLSLAGHAHQVGLIVLRSFGKFFGLAGVRLGFVLAERKLLKLLAEQVGPWAVSGPTRVLGQVCLRDTAGQARQRARCIEAGQRLFASLERHGFQPQGGCALFQWLITPHAERMHEFMAQRGILLRLFVHDSSLRFGLPDTEADWQRLDAALVAYKEAT, encoded by the coding sequence ATGCTTGAACACGGTGGCCGGCTGCGCAAGGCAGCGATTCAGTACGGGATAGCCGAGGCCGACTGGCTCGACCTGTCCAGCGGCCTCGCGCCTTGGCCTTGGCCGATCCCCGAGGTTCCCCTGCGCGCCTGGGCACGCCTGCCGGAAACCGACGACGGCCTGGAGCAGGCCGCCAGCGAGTATTACGGCGCTGCGCACCTGTTGCCGGTGCCCGGCTCCCAGGCGGCCATCCAGTTGCTGCCGCGCCTGCGCCGTGCCGGCAAGGTCGGCGTGCTGTCGCCGTGCTACGCCGAACACGCCGAAGCCTGGCGCCGCGCCGGTTACGTGGTGCGCGAAGTGCAGGAACAGGAAGTCGACTTCTTCCTTGATGGCCTCGACGTGCTGGTGGTGGTCAACCCCAACAACCCCACCGGCTTGAGCCTCAGCCCACAGCGCTTGCTGGACTGGCACTCGCGGCTGGCCCAGCGCGGCGGCTGGCTGGTGGTGGACGAAGCGTTCATGGACGTGACGCCCCAATTGAGCCTGGCGGGCCACGCGCATCAGGTCGGCCTGATCGTGTTGCGCTCGTTTGGCAAGTTTTTCGGCCTCGCCGGTGTGCGGCTGGGCTTTGTGTTGGCCGAGCGCAAGTTGCTCAAATTGCTCGCCGAACAGGTCGGGCCATGGGCGGTCAGCGGGCCGACGCGGGTGCTGGGCCAAGTGTGCCTGCGCGACACCGCCGGGCAAGCGCGGCAACGCGCACGATGCATCGAGGCGGGCCAGCGTCTGTTCGCTTCGCTTGAGCGCCACGGCTTTCAACCCCAGGGCGGCTGTGCCCTGTTCCAATGGCTGATCACGCCCCACGCCGAACGCATGCATGAATTCATGGCCCAGCGCGGCATCCTGCTGCGCCTGTTTGTCCACGACAGCAGCCTTCGCTTTGGCTTGCCCGATACCGAGGCCGACTGGCAGCGTCTCGACGCAGCCCTGGTCGCCTACAAGGAAGCGACATGA
- the cbiB gene encoding adenosylcobinamide-phosphate synthase CbiB translates to MSVALLCVAAVALDALLGEPRRWHPLVAFGNFAGRIEQRFNSGGRGWRSHGVTAWVIAVVPLTLLATALSWAPYIGWVLEILALYCALGMRSLGEHVMPVAQALRSDDLEEARTRVSYLVSRQTSELDRTEVARAATESVLENGSDAVFAAIFWFVVAGVPGVVLYRLSNTLDAMWGYRNERFERFGWAAAKIDDVLNYIPARLVALTYALLGKTRLALKCWRTQGPTWDSPNAGPVMAAGAGALGVELGGAAIYHGEVHQRPRLGEGPAADADSIERGWQLVQRGVWLWLLILCAGAQFYA, encoded by the coding sequence ATGAGTGTGGCCTTGCTGTGTGTCGCTGCCGTGGCGCTGGATGCGCTGCTGGGCGAGCCCAGGCGCTGGCATCCGCTGGTGGCGTTCGGCAATTTTGCCGGGCGCATCGAGCAACGTTTCAACAGCGGTGGTCGCGGCTGGCGCAGCCATGGTGTGACCGCGTGGGTTATCGCCGTGGTGCCGTTGACCCTGCTGGCCACGGCCTTGTCGTGGGCGCCGTATATCGGCTGGGTCCTGGAGATCCTGGCGTTGTACTGCGCCCTCGGCATGCGCAGCCTCGGCGAGCATGTGATGCCGGTGGCCCAGGCCCTTCGCAGCGATGACCTGGAGGAAGCGCGCACGCGCGTGAGCTACCTGGTCAGCCGCCAGACCAGCGAGCTGGACCGCACCGAAGTCGCCCGCGCCGCCACCGAATCGGTGCTGGAAAACGGCAGCGATGCGGTATTCGCCGCGATTTTCTGGTTTGTGGTCGCCGGTGTGCCGGGCGTGGTGCTTTACCGCCTGAGCAACACCCTTGACGCCATGTGGGGGTATCGCAACGAACGCTTCGAGCGTTTCGGCTGGGCTGCGGCAAAAATCGACGATGTGCTGAACTACATTCCTGCACGTCTTGTGGCATTGACCTACGCGCTGCTGGGCAAGACGCGGCTGGCGCTCAAATGCTGGCGCACCCAGGGCCCGACCTGGGACAGCCCCAACGCCGGCCCTGTGATGGCTGCCGGTGCAGGTGCCCTGGGCGTGGAGCTGGGTGGTGCGGCGATCTATCACGGTGAAGTGCACCAGCGTCCGCGATTGGGCGAAGGCCCGGCGGCGGATGCCGATTCCATCGAACGGGGCTGGCAACTGGTGCAGCGCGGCGTATGGTTGTGGCTGCTGATCCTATGTGCGGGGGCGCAATTCTATGCTTGA
- the bluB gene encoding 5,6-dimethylbenzimidazole synthase: MTDNAFPEADRQAVYRAIAERRDMRHFSGGTVAPELLHRLLQAAHQAPSVGLMQPWRFIRISDRALRGQIQQLVEQERIRTAEALGERSDEFMKLKVEGIHDCAEVLVAALMDDRERHIFGRRTLPEMDMASLSCAIQNLWLAARVEGLGMGWVSLFEPQALADLLGLPPGAKPLAVLCLGPVDEFYPAPMLQLEGWTEPRPLSDMLYENVWGVSQ, encoded by the coding sequence ATGACCGACAACGCCTTCCCCGAGGCCGACCGCCAAGCCGTCTACCGCGCCATTGCCGAACGCCGCGACATGCGCCACTTCAGCGGCGGCACTGTCGCCCCCGAATTGCTGCACCGTCTGCTCCAGGCCGCGCACCAGGCGCCGAGTGTTGGCTTGATGCAACCGTGGCGTTTTATCCGTATCAGCGACCGTGCCTTGCGTGGCCAGATTCAACAACTGGTGGAGCAAGAGCGCATACGCACTGCCGAAGCCCTGGGCGAGCGCTCCGATGAGTTCATGAAGCTCAAGGTCGAAGGCATCCACGACTGCGCCGAAGTGCTGGTGGCGGCGTTGATGGATGACCGTGAGCGGCACATTTTCGGCCGGCGCACCTTGCCGGAAATGGACATGGCGTCGCTGTCCTGCGCGATCCAGAACCTGTGGCTGGCAGCCCGCGTCGAAGGCCTGGGCATGGGCTGGGTCTCGCTGTTCGAACCCCAGGCGCTGGCCGACCTGCTGGGTTTGCCGCCGGGTGCCAAACCCCTGGCCGTACTGTGCCTGGGGCCGGTGGACGAGTTCTATCCGGCACCGATGTTGCAGCTCGAAGGCTGGACCGAGCCTCGGCCATTAAGTGACATGTTGTATGAGAATGTGTGGGGAGTGAGTCAATGA
- a CDS encoding cobyrinate a,c-diamide synthase, with amino-acid sequence MNQPRHCPAVLIAAPASGQGKTTVTAALARLHRNLGRKVRVFKCGPDFLDPMIHERASGAPVYQLDMWMVGEQESRRLLWEAAGEADLILIEGVMGLFDGTPSSADLARHFGVPVLGVIDGTAMAQTFGALALGLARYQPDLPFAGVLANRVGTLRHAQLLEGSLTEGLRWYGALSRETGIELPSRHLGLVQASELNDLDARLDAAAQALGSSCEVALPPPVTFAAPQVIDAEPLLKGVRIAVARDEAFAFTYGASLDLLRAMGAELSFFSPIHDRELPDADSLYLPGGYPELHHQALSQNTSMLDAIRAHHAAGKPLLAECGGMLYLLDSLTDVDGTRAELVGLLQGDAVMQKKLAALALQSVELPEGTLRGHTYHHSLTSTEWQPIARGLSPNGGRGAEAVYRQGRMTASYVHFYFPSNPAAVAALFAPHREAGIAGKPAPTSTVLTDQPVGGAVRRFDLPAKRP; translated from the coding sequence TTGAATCAGCCCCGTCATTGCCCGGCTGTCCTGATTGCCGCACCGGCGTCCGGCCAGGGCAAAACCACCGTCACCGCCGCACTGGCGCGGCTGCACCGCAACCTGGGGCGCAAGGTGCGCGTGTTCAAATGCGGCCCGGACTTCCTTGATCCGATGATCCACGAGCGTGCCAGCGGTGCGCCGGTTTACCAATTGGACATGTGGATGGTCGGCGAACAGGAAAGTCGCCGCCTGCTGTGGGAAGCGGCGGGGGAGGCGGACCTGATCCTGATCGAAGGCGTGATGGGCCTGTTCGACGGTACACCGTCCAGCGCCGACCTGGCCCGACACTTCGGCGTGCCGGTGCTGGGTGTGATCGACGGCACGGCCATGGCGCAGACGTTCGGCGCCTTGGCGCTGGGCTTGGCGCGTTATCAGCCGGATTTGCCATTCGCTGGCGTACTGGCCAATCGCGTCGGCACCCTGCGCCATGCGCAATTGCTGGAAGGCAGCCTCACCGAAGGCCTGCGCTGGTACGGCGCCTTGTCCCGCGAGACCGGTATCGAATTACCCAGTCGTCACCTCGGCCTGGTGCAGGCCAGCGAACTGAATGACCTCGATGCGCGCCTGGACGCGGCTGCCCAAGCGTTGGGCAGCAGTTGCGAAGTGGCGTTGCCGCCACCGGTGACCTTTGCCGCGCCGCAAGTGATCGACGCCGAGCCATTGCTCAAGGGCGTGCGCATCGCCGTGGCGCGTGACGAAGCCTTCGCCTTTACCTACGGCGCGAGCCTCGACCTGCTGCGGGCAATGGGCGCCGAATTGAGCTTCTTCTCGCCGATCCATGACCGCGAATTGCCTGACGCCGACAGTCTTTATCTGCCTGGTGGCTACCCTGAATTGCACCACCAGGCGCTGTCGCAAAACACCTCGATGCTCGACGCTATCCGTGCCCACCACGCGGCCGGCAAACCCTTGCTCGCCGAGTGCGGTGGCATGCTCTACCTGCTCGACTCGCTGACCGATGTCGACGGCACCCGCGCCGAACTGGTTGGCCTGTTGCAGGGCGATGCCGTGATGCAAAAGAAACTCGCGGCCCTGGCCCTGCAAAGCGTCGAATTGCCGGAAGGTACGCTGCGCGGCCACACCTATCATCACTCCCTGACCAGCACCGAGTGGCAACCGATTGCCCGTGGCCTGAGCCCCAATGGCGGGCGCGGTGCCGAGGCGGTGTATCGGCAGGGGCGGATGACCGCGTCCTATGTGCATTTTTATTTTCCGTCGAATCCGGCTGCGGTGGCCGCGTTGTTTGCGCCGCACCGGGAGGCCGGCATCGCAGGCAAGCCAGCTCCCACATCGACAGTGTTAACAGACCAGCCGGTGGGAGGGGCGGTGCGACGATTCGACTTGCCCGCGAAGAGGCCATGA
- the cobO gene encoding cob(I)yrinic acid a,c-diamide adenosyltransferase gives MTDSPDRDERHLARMLRKKAVIDERIANSPNECGLLLVLTGNGKGKSSSAFGMLARAMGHGMQCGVVQFIKGRNSTGEELFFRRFPEQVRFHVMGEGFTWETQDRQRDIAAAEAAWAVSRELLQDPAIGLVVLDELNIALKHGYLDLDQVLSDLQARPPMQHVVVTGRGAKPELIEMGDTVTEMGMLKHAFQAGIKAQKGVEL, from the coding sequence ATGACCGATTCCCCCGACCGCGACGAACGCCACCTGGCGCGCATGCTGCGCAAAAAAGCCGTGATCGACGAGCGCATCGCCAACTCCCCCAACGAATGTGGCTTGCTGCTGGTATTGACCGGCAACGGCAAAGGCAAGAGCAGCTCCGCGTTCGGCATGCTGGCCCGGGCCATGGGCCACGGCATGCAGTGCGGCGTGGTGCAATTCATCAAGGGGCGCAACAGCACTGGCGAAGAGTTGTTCTTCCGCCGCTTCCCCGAGCAAGTGCGCTTCCATGTGATGGGTGAAGGTTTCACTTGGGAGACCCAGGACCGCCAGCGCGATATCGCTGCCGCCGAAGCCGCCTGGGCGGTTTCCCGTGAATTGCTGCAAGACCCGGCCATCGGCCTGGTGGTGCTCGACGAGTTGAACATCGCCCTCAAGCACGGCTACCTCGATTTGGACCAGGTTCTCAGCGACCTGCAAGCCCGCCCGCCGATGCAACATGTGGTGGTCACCGGTCGGGGTGCCAAGCCTGAATTGATCGAAATGGGCGACACCGTCACCGAAATGGGCATGCTCAAGCACGCGTTTCAGGCTGGCATCAAGGCACAGAAGGGCGTCGAACTTTGA
- a CDS encoding PQQ-dependent sugar dehydrogenase gives MHKTRLALLIMIAGTLAACGESSTLQVSDGTGPSPKLPEPNKTLIPTVNIAPAIGWPEGAKPTAAAGTQVAAFADGLDHPRWLYVLPNGDVLVAETNAPPKPDDAKGIRGWVMEKVMGRAGAGVPSPNRITLLRDADHDGVAETRTVFLENLSSPFGMALVGNDLYVADSDKLLRFPYQPGETAIKQAGTKVVDLPGGSINHHWTKNVVASKDGSKLYVSVGSNSNVGENGLEAEEGRAAIWEVDRASGEHRIFASGLRNPNGMAWEPQSGKLWTAVNERDEIGSDLVPDYITSVKDGAFYGWPFSYYGQHVDVRVSPQNLDLVAKAIAPDYAVGPHTASLGLTFAEGSKLPAQFSNGAFIGQHGSWNRKPHSGYKVIFVPFEGGQPKGQPVDVLTGFLDKDEKAMGRPVGVVIDQQGDLLVADDVGNKVWRVSAAK, from the coding sequence ATGCATAAAACCAGACTCGCCCTACTCATCATGATCGCCGGCACCCTCGCCGCCTGTGGTGAGAGCTCCACCCTCCAGGTCTCCGACGGCACCGGCCCCTCGCCCAAGCTGCCGGAACCGAACAAGACGCTGATCCCCACCGTGAATATCGCGCCGGCCATCGGCTGGCCCGAAGGCGCGAAGCCCACCGCCGCCGCTGGCACCCAGGTGGCGGCCTTTGCCGACGGCCTGGACCACCCGCGCTGGCTGTATGTGCTGCCCAATGGTGACGTGCTGGTGGCGGAAACCAACGCGCCGCCCAAGCCGGATGACGCCAAAGGCATTCGTGGCTGGGTCATGGAAAAAGTCATGGGCCGCGCCGGTGCCGGTGTGCCAAGCCCGAATCGCATCACGTTGCTGCGTGACGCCGACCACGATGGCGTCGCGGAAACCCGCACAGTGTTCCTCGAAAATCTCAGTTCACCGTTTGGCATGGCGCTGGTCGGCAACGACCTGTACGTGGCCGACTCGGACAAGTTGCTGCGCTTTCCCTATCAACCGGGTGAAACCGCGATCAAGCAAGCCGGCACCAAGGTCGTCGACCTGCCGGGCGGCAGCATCAACCACCACTGGACCAAGAACGTGGTGGCCAGCAAGGACGGCAGCAAGCTGTACGTCAGCGTCGGCTCCAACAGCAATGTGGGGGAAAACGGCCTCGAAGCGGAAGAGGGTCGGGCAGCGATCTGGGAAGTAGACCGCGCCAGCGGCGAGCACCGCATCTTCGCCTCCGGCCTGCGCAACCCCAACGGCATGGCCTGGGAACCCCAGAGCGGCAAGCTGTGGACGGCGGTGAATGAGCGTGACGAGATCGGCAGCGACCTGGTGCCGGACTACATCACCTCGGTCAAGGATGGCGCCTTCTATGGTTGGCCATTCAGCTACTACGGCCAGCATGTCGATGTGCGCGTTTCACCGCAGAACCTGGACCTGGTGGCCAAGGCAATTGCACCCGACTACGCAGTAGGCCCGCACACGGCGTCCTTGGGGCTGACGTTTGCCGAGGGCAGCAAACTCCCGGCGCAGTTCAGCAACGGCGCATTTATCGGCCAGCATGGTTCGTGGAATCGCAAGCCGCACAGTGGCTACAAGGTGATCTTTGTGCCGTTCGAGGGCGGGCAACCCAAAGGACAGCCGGTCGACGTGCTGACGGGGTTCCTCGACAAGGATGAGAAAGCCATGGGCCGGCCGGTGGGCGTGGTGATTGATCAGCAAGGGGATTTGCTGGTGGCCGATGATGTGGGGAACAAGGTGTGGCGCGTGTCGGCCGCTAAATAA
- a CDS encoding C40 family peptidase yields MSTSARLILIVCAALLSACASRPPPPAPVAVKPKPVFNYSTQNFSPAAEDVLFRALGLVGTPYRWGGNTPDSGFDCSGLIGFVFRDAAGISLPRTTRELIVMRAQDVSEQNLQTGDLLFFATGGGSQVSHAGIYVGEGRFVHAPQTGGTVKLDTLSKAYWQNAYLSAKRVLPGNLARNP; encoded by the coding sequence ATGTCGACCTCGGCCCGCCTTATTCTCATTGTTTGCGCCGCGCTGCTCAGCGCCTGCGCAAGTCGTCCACCGCCTCCCGCTCCTGTAGCGGTGAAACCCAAGCCGGTGTTCAATTATTCCACCCAGAATTTTTCGCCTGCGGCCGAAGATGTGCTCTTCCGCGCGCTGGGCCTGGTCGGCACGCCTTACCGTTGGGGCGGCAACACGCCGGACTCCGGCTTTGATTGCAGCGGCCTGATCGGTTTTGTCTTCCGCGATGCGGCGGGGATCTCCCTACCGCGTACCACCCGCGAACTGATCGTGATGCGCGCGCAGGATGTCAGCGAGCAAAACCTGCAGACCGGCGACCTGCTGTTCTTCGCCACCGGTGGTGGTTCCCAGGTCAGCCACGCCGGGATCTACGTGGGCGAGGGCCGCTTCGTGCACGCGCCGCAAACCGGCGGTACGGTCAAGCTGGATACCCTGTCCAAGGCGTATTGGCAGAATGCCTACCTGAGCGCCAAGCGCGTGCTGCCAGGAAACCTGGCGCGCAACCCCTGA